A stretch of DNA from Cannabis sativa cultivar Pink pepper isolate KNU-18-1 chromosome X, ASM2916894v1, whole genome shotgun sequence:
AATGGATTCACACTAAAAAAAAAGCACTTACGTATGGCTCTGGTACAGCTACCAATATCTaacctttaaaaaaaaagagagagatacTCAAGTTGTATTGACTTATTGATATTGTTTGGCATAAATTGCACCTTGGCATCCATATCAAACCAGAGTAACATAAAACGTATAAATGTACAAGCAGGGAACAAACGCGAAACTTCAgttgttttttcttcttttctttctttttggtcCGTAAGGGGGAAAAATATAACAGGCTCATTCTaaattattgattttatttcaaatatgaCGCATTTAATGTCTTCGTTGTAGAGGGATGCTATCAATGAGATATTGAGGTATGCGAGCAAAAACAGACTTCCAGAGGGATTAAAAGAGCAAATGCTGGCACACTTGCAACTCAAGTTCAAAACAGTAGAGTTACAGCAAGAAGAAGTGCTTGAAGATCTGCCTAAAGCAATCAGATCCAGCATTGCCCAGCATCTATTCCATCGTACTCTTGAAAAGACGTACATGTTTAAGGGAGTCTCTCAAGACCTCATTGTTCAAATGGTACGATATACCATACTGGAGAAAATTTCTGGCCTATAGCTGTCCCAAAAAATTTTTGTAATCTGTAAGCAATTAGGATGCATGCTAGTATTGATTAGACCCCTCTAGTAGAAATGCTAGCAATTAGGATACTACTAGTACTTGGTAGCTGAACTCAAAATGAACACAGGTGTCAGAGATGAAAGCAGAATATTTTCCACCAAAGGTTGATATCATTTTGCAAAACGAGATTCCAACAGATTTCTACATTTTGGTGTCAGGATCAGTGGTATAAAATTCTCTTTtctgaaatttaaatttaatagatATAGCACACATACATAGATATTATGCAAATAAATGTAGTAAAATAACgcattcttctattttaaacaTGCAGGAGGTGCTAGTTTACAAAAATGGTACAGAGCAGGTAACTTTCTCCAATTCTCAATTCAAATCGAGTTGAATTTTTTCTCCTACTCTGCTGTTTTGCATAACTAATTCTATAGTTTAATTAGCAAGATTCTGAAATGAAATGAAGTAAAACAGGTAATCCTTTCAATATTAGGTCAATACTAGCACATGTGAAGAAAGAACATATTAGGGAGATGAATGTTGCAAGCATAGTTTTGTTACGCCTGTACCCTAAAGTACTGGATTTCCATTCAATAGATCTATAACACCAGTAAAAGAATGTAGGGTGCAATATAAATTTGAGGAAGGGAAGCAAAAACTTGCTGACATGTGCAATTTTCACAATTACTTGAAACTACAGTATTGTTTCTCAATGAAGTGAATCTCACTTCTTTTTTTCTCAAAAGAATTGATAGTGTATAGTACTATTAAAATTGTAAGAGATGGTATCTAAGATCGCTAAAAGTTTCTGTAGTGTTTAAAGGATGAGGCAGCCCACCACAGTAAAACCCTCTGAAATGCCATCAACACTCTCTCCACAAAATAAGGGGAACCTTTGCTATGTTCTTCCAACAAGAACCTGCAGAGATAAACTGTTTAGATCAGTCATAAATGTTCTTTTATTTCATAAATGAGTTTTACTGGCATATGACTACTACAGGATATAAAACagaaaaaggaaaacaaaatataaaacataAATTGATTCTATTCAGTTTAAATTGGAAGTTAAGAGAACTACACTACTTAGTTAAGCTAGCAAAACGAATTGAGGGTGGAAAACAGATGCATTGAACtgtttgtgactaaaaacaagTATGTATCATATCATTATGACTTGACTGATGTTGTGTTTTTGCCAGCTTTTGTCAAAACTAGGATCTTCAGATATGGCCGGAGAAATTGCGGTACTTCTAAACATCCCACAACCTTTTACATTAAGAACAAAGAGGCTTTCTCAGGTCATCCGAATGAGTCATCATCATTTCAAGCAAATACTGCAGCCAAATAGTCAAGATGGAAAGATTTTACTCTCCAACTTCATTGAggttgttattttattgtttgttGTTTTCTCTACAGCTACAAAATCTTTGAAAGAAAATTTTGTAAGATGGCTctgaacaaaaaataacatcatATAAGATCATAGTACCCAGCAGAAATTGTATAAATACCCTGAGACAAATGAAAAAGGAATCAAGCTTTCATCTACTGTGCTATGCAgatgtattacttgtttgactCTGACTCTTTCATTCTCAGTACTTGAAGGGCTTAAAGAAAGAGATGCTGGAAGAAATACCCTATCTCACAGAATTATTGAGTGACCTAGTTACAGAGGTACAATTTCTTTATTCTTCTTTATCTAGCTATGTAtcatagaaatatttaaatctTTTAAACAAAATTTACAAGATAGTAATGATTTGCAAAATCGTGCATCATGCTTAACAGCATAAAAAGGTATTTGCACATGATTCTTGTACAATACATGTAGAAACAATTCTTAAGTACTTAAATAAATTGTATGAATTATCATTCTAGTAGGTAATTGAACTCTTTAATAGTTTTTTCAGATTCCTCCAGGAATTatgtcaactttttttttttgacgtaaGGAATTATGTCAACTTTAACTAATTAGGAAATAAGAAATAAGGAATATGGATACAAAATGTCAACTTTGACTAATTAGGAAATAAGGAATATGAATagtaaataatagtaataatattgGCTTCAAAGCTAGAGTATATCTATAGGATGATATCTTTCGTTTTACACAAATAAGACGACTACGTATGTCACAAACAAAACTACTTAAATACATGGATACCATAATCTTCTTATCGTTTTGCGTGCTTGTGACGATACATGTCCTATCATTCTTGTGTAAGAAACTAGATACTTTCTTGTGTACTTTGATAATGtcgatcaaattttatttgcagTCCTTAGACTCAAATGGGGATCCACAAAATCAAGAATCTCTAGATGGAAATACAATGGTAGAAGGTAAAGTCTATATCATTTTAGTTTCAGCAACGTGAATTACACACTACCTAAACTCTGATGTTACTATAAGTCCTTGTAACAAGTGGCGTAGATCATCTCATACCATATAGGCATATACGAGCCACACGGCTGGTGGGGACCCAAGTACTTAAATGCCACATTAAACGCAAATATTCTGAATCCATCATAATTCTGAGAGATAACTAGAAGTTCCATGATCCTGATAATTCTATGCTATTATTTGCAGAAATACCTGATAATTCTAGTACCTGGTCGAGGGCATGTCCTGTCAGAGTGATTATCCATGGACATAGTCCTAACGAAAACACAACAGAAGGTAAAACGACCGGGAAACTTGTCTATCTGCCTGAAACGATTGAAGACCTTTACAGCTTGGCAGGTAAACCATAACTGAGATGCAAAACTCCAATTAAGAAAAACAAGACACTTTTTTACTTAAGCTCACTTTAACAATGCCACTCATCAGTGCATAAAATCATATCTTCTTTAATGAACATAAATTGATAGATTTGATATGTTACAAAGAGGTCAGACAAAGTGAAAATCTAGCTAAACATAGTGGATAATGGATTTGTGTATGCAGAGACCAAGTTTGGAAAACAAGCAAGCATAACCGTCATGGCTGATGGCTCGCAGGTGGAAGAATTGAATGTTTTAAGAGAGAATGATCATCTTTATATCTTTTGACGAAAGATTAATACAAGTTTTAACATACTTGCATGGCACTCTGTAAAAGGCCTTgcaaaagtttaccagtatcaaatTTTCGCTATCTATAGTAGTTTCTTAAGTTATTATACAATGTAACATATAACGATCATAACTGGCAAGAAAATATTAAGCTTACCGCATCTATTCTCCGTTGTTGAGCATGTCTAAGACAGCGAAAGCAGCTTTCTGAAAACGTACCCTTTCTTCCTCTAAGACTCTCTTCCTATCAATAGCAGACTCTTTGCACTTCTCTATATACTCCATTATCCCAGAAGAGTTTTCGTCAATTTCACTACAGATTCAGTTGAGTGGAAGCCAGTAACATAAGatatattttcttttcataAATTGCACTTTTACAAACAATTAGCAGTCAAGAGCTACGGACTATCTATGCTTGCGAAAACAGGTCATGAAAGTAAACACATTACACAAAACTACAGACATTTTTACAAACATGGACGGTATTCGTACTTGATCATCTTAAGCATGTTCTCCATGACCCCTTGGACTTGCTGTGACATATCTgcatttaataaattttcagATCAAACAACTTCGCAAATGAATTCACGGTTTTAACAAATTGAAATCTGAAAGCGTACATTTAGATAACCCGATCTTACAAAAAATCGTCAAAATGTTCAAGAATTTAAACCTAATGAGTTAGATTACAAAGTTTAAGAATCGAGTTGCGCAAGATTCTAAGTAAGAGCGAGAAGAACTGACCGTAGACGAGAGATGAGAGCTGAGATTCAGGTTCTGGATGAGCTTTGATCTGTTGAGCATCGGACTGAGAATGAGATGGGGAAGCCGCCATCGATAAAAACAGAGATTTtagtaagagagagagagaggggcttaTCTTTTTTCAATGGATCAAAAAGCAATTGGATAGAGAAGAAAATTGGCGCTACATATATTCAGCAGATATATTTAAATAGTGTAATCCTTTTCTACGTAAGAATTTCCCGCCCCTGCATTAACGGAAGAGGCCTTCCCCTCGAAACAAATTGACACTATGTTTGTTTGGTAGGAGGGAGTGTGGGAAAATTACAACTCATGTACATAATCAAATTAACAAACAATTAGTTATCACACAACAAACAATTAGTAATCACACGATTAACaatcaataaattataatagaaGATAAAAAGAGATTTAAAACCAGAAATGATAAAGCAATAAAACAATCAAATTAACACTTTTAATAGCTAAAATTCGTCAACAATATAATTAAGATTTAGAACTAtctcttaaaaaaaaacttttaataaaagaatatttagaATAGAAATCTCATAAGCTATTTTATTCCAACAAGTTGTTGTTCCAttcattccaagaaagaaacCCCTTTACAATGAACTCAAGGGCTTTGTTTATAGAAAACCCTTGATACTTTACACTTTTTCCAATCCCAGTCCATATTATGTGAAATCACTTTCACACCTAATAAATATTGTATTCTAGGTGGTCTAATGTACTTGACATCCTAAGTTACATTAGAAATACTCCTATCATTTTGTACCATAAATGGAATGAACTTTGTCTCCATTGTCATTACTTATTGTATTGTCGGTATCTCCAAAATATTACACTAAGTAATTTTTTGGGGGTCAACCCCTAGTATATAAGAATTCTTTCAAGTGTTCTTATAGACTATGTTGGGTGAGTTTTATCTCTACGATTTAATTTTTCTTCTATCCTCCTTTTTGTTACCCCTGGTGAGAAGCGTAGGCCTTACGATTTACCTCGACCCATTTTGAGGTTTGGATTTACCGCAATGAGAGAGTGTTAGCTCATTGAGTCTCTAAAATAGCTATTTTTGATAAATGGTTGTTGCAGATAGGAGATGgttcattatatatatgatgacATTGACAGAGAATTAATTAAACTTCCTTCTGATATATGCAAAAATTTATCTAAAGATCCAGTGAAATCCATTTTTGAAGCTATCTACCCATCGCTTTTACAAAACTACAACGATCCTGCATATTTGAAAGAAAGACCAATATAAACACCAAAAAGTAAAATGGTCCATGAATTGAATGAAAAGATTATGAATATTATACCAGGTGAAGGGAGAATATAATATAGCTCAGTCACTGTATGCAAAGCAAGTGTAAGGACAAGTGATGATGATTTTTTGTATCCACCAAAATTTTTGCATAGTTTGAAATTTAATGGCATACCAAATCATGATATTCGACTTAAGGAAAGTGCTCCAGTTTTGCTCCTTAGAAATCTAAATCAAGAAGACTTATGCATGGCACAAGATTGATTGTTACACATCTTGGAAAATGGTCCATTAGAGCTGACATTATTTATAGAACAAATATCGGTGAACACGTCACAATCCCAAGAATTATCATGTGTCCCAACGAATCGAAATGACCATTCAAGCTTAATAGACGACAACTTTGTTTAGCACCATGTTTTGCTATGACAATAAATAAAAGTCAAGGACAATCTCTTAAACATGTTGGATTATATCTCCCTAAGCAAGTATTTACTTATGGTCAATTATATGTTATTGTCTCTCGAGTCACTGTAAGAGAATGATTAATCATACTAAACGATGATGATCAGATAGAAGATAAAacctttataaaaaatattgtttacaaaaaaaaatatttcaaaatattatttaaagtaTATTTTATCATAACATTctttcataaaattaataacAACTATATAAGGCATATTTTTTTACactaacaatataaaatattttaattttttttgagaattacctcatatactatttttttaatctttagGAGTTTCTATAAGAGATTCTACTTAGAATtccataaaaatagaaaaaaaaaattattttgaaatgttaaaataataaaactcattttttttaggattaaaatattttaaaattaaataatcataattaaactattttattttaaatcgaTTATTATAACAATCCAATAGTTAAACTACTTTATTTtaaatcaaattattataaCCGCGCGGTCACCTAACCTAGTTTTCACATAAATGAACGCCTTTGCTCTGCGGACCCAAATCCAAGGCATTTCCTTCCTCTTTACACACCGATCGGTAATCGTCCTTATCAtcctttcttctttttatttatttattttttatgttttttgaaTCTAGAAAAGTAAAATTTTCGATTCGATTTAATCGGTTTCAATAATTCACGAGTTAGGCTTAGTTAACTAAAGGTGAGTCCTTTATTTTTTATGACCCTCTATTTGATTATATCGGAACCCAAACACCAGCGAAGATCTAACGGAtgcttttttttgttttttactttTGTTTTCATACAGTAGCAATGATAGCGGTTGCACTGGCATGTGACTCTGACCTTAACATATTCTTTATCCGAAGAAATTATACAAAATGAACCTATCTAATGTGTTTGCAGGAAGAGGGTTTTGAGTTTTCGTACTCCTTTTAGAAAAGCTTCGAGTAGCATGAAGGGCCATGAACACAAGGTAAATACTCATTCAATTTGTTggaaaaaatagtatttttagtgttatatgtgtttatatttatatatttatatcaagTGTATGTTGTACTGACTAGTGAGTGTTCAACACTCGTTGTCTATCAAGATTTTGCTGTTCTggtcttttgattttttttttccattaccCTGAGTTTACACACGAGTGCATGAGTGCATTGCATATTTGTAGTAAATGGCATGATTAAATagaaattgagattttttttaaaatttatttctttGTATATGTCTTGCAGCTGCGATTACCATTCGGAAAATTTGAGAATTGTGTTTTacaaatatttgtatataaattaagcatagaaatttaaattaaattttaatgatttaatatttttaaaattaatatttataataaaatttggaTATTAAGTgtccatatatattatatatatttgttatatatTTCTGTGTGGGTGTGTAATATTTAACTAAGGTGAGTTCTATTGAATTTATTTTCTAGCATAGAAAGGGAAAACGTGGATAGATACAGCAGGAAGAAGATCATTGAATTATCATGAATAAAATTCCGTCAGTTTTCCTCTTTCTTTATCTACTTTCAGCTTGAAAGTTACGGTATATAGTTATGTTTATACTTAATAGTGTATAGGGGTTTATATGATAATTCTTAAAATGAGTGTTCAGATACACCCCTTTTGTTTTCAGTCAGTGGTATATGAAGGTGGACATCCTTTATTCAGAATAATTACTTTATCGAAAACAGTGTTCAAACATACTGTTAGCATAACAGACATGTATTGAACAATCTTTACGACACTAAATTATACAAAGTCTTTCGAAAATATACACcattttgttgaaaaataaataaaagctgCAATATACACAAAAATGGGAATTATAACTATCCAAGTATCGAGAACAAACACGAGGGATGCAGGTTTGGGTGTGCACTTTAACATTttcttattatatgtacttacAAGTGAAAGAATAACTCAACTTTATCCTAGAATCACTTTTGTCTGCACTTGATATAATGTaagttcattttgaaattaTAGATGCCAAGAATGGAGGACATTCTTAACCTTCCTGTCCAAGATCCTCCAGCTGCAGAGTTTTCTGCTGCTCATTTGAAATGGGTAAAAGTAGATGGCGGGCGGCACGGTGGTGACAATATCGCTCTTATTCCATTTGCTAGAGTGGATGATTTTGTAAAAGGAGAATCCTCAAATCCAGAATGCCCTGCTAGTTTCCGCGTTGAATCAAGAAGGAAGAGACCTGAGGGGAGCATTAGTAAACCAAGAGTTGATGGCTATCTTGAGTATactttgtatgttgattttgaCTTGCAATGctagttttattttgttgattttggTTGTTCGTATGTTAGATGAAGCCTTGTTAGAACCTTTTAACTTATGTTGTTGATGCTTAGATTTTGGTTACCAACTTTCTGAAACTATCTACTCTAGTTTAATAGATATTAATTTCCGGGTAAAGCTGATTTAGCACATCATTTATAAAATCTATAAAAAATtcttgaaaataaaatacaataaatgCCTACTTTCTGAAATACTTTTAATGCATGTGTTACCTTGAAGTTGCTGCTGAGTGTTGCAAATAAAATATGGTGATTTTACAGATACTGGTGTTCTTATGGTCCGGAAGATTTCCGAGACAGCCAATCTAGTTTGGAGGATGGGTTAAACGTGAAGCCTGCATCAGGAAAGGGAAGCAGGCCTGGAAGACGTCATATGATGAGAGGTTGTGTTTGCCATTTCACTGTAAAGCGCTTATACACCAAACCCCTACTTGCTCTCATAATTTATAATCAAAGAACGCATGTAGATAAATCAGGGGCCCCATGTCATGGTATACTTGATCAAGATGCGTTGGGGACAAGAGCCATGTATGCCCCTCGAATATCCGAGGATTTACGTCAAAAAGTGATGTCAATGCTTTATGTTGGAATCCCTTTGGATAATATAATTCAGCATCACACAGAGGTTGTCCAAGGGCATGGAGGACCACATAACCGTGACGACTTCCTAACTCGGAATGATGTTCGTAACATGGAAAGGGTAATTCGTAATTCTTCACATGAGTTACTTGAAGATGATGAAAGCAGTGTTAATATGTGGGTTCAACGCCATCACAAACATGTTTTCTACTTTCAAAGTAACTCCGGTTTGGAACCATTCATTTTGGGCATACAGACGGATTGGCAATTGCAGCAGATGCTCCGTTATGGGCATAATGGCTCTATGGCTTTCCATTCAATGTTTGGTTTGAAGAGACTTAAGGTACTGCAAGTCCTTCTCCCTTATATACCATGTTTGTTCTAAAAATTATGCAAATCTTGATAGGCATcatttttcatgtttaagatGTCTGTTGTTCAGGTTTTGATATAAtaaaatacacaatttttatttttctttactcTTTAGTTGCACTTACGTTGTAGGTTTTGGTCTCTTTTGACAGTATCCACTGTGTACTCTTCTTGTTTTCGATCTATCACATAATGCAATTCCAGTTGCTTGGATTATATCATCCTCTTTTTCCAGCCAAGATATCCAGAAGTGGATCGGGTTACTTGCTGAAAGAATACGAACCAAGGACCCTGGATGGAGACTCAATTCCTTTCTAGTGGACGATTCTTCATTGGACATTTCTATAATTAGGTAGGTCGTTCACTGCACCCAGATTCATATTTCTGTGGTAAGGTGTTAATGTACATGAAACTATTATGCTTGCAGAGAGGCCTTCCAATGCAGAGTTCTGTTATGCATATGGCATGTTCGACGTGCCTGGATAAGAAGCCTCTTAAAGAATTGCTGCAACATTGATGTACAGCAAGAGATGTTTAAGCAATTGGGTTGGGTTTTGTATTGCACAAGAAGTGGACAACACTCCATGGATGCGCTTGATGACCTTATGCaagtatttgttgatcaatgtACATTTATGGACTACTTTAAGAGGCGATGGTTACCAAACATAGGTGCTTTAAatcactttttttattttttttatttttattgaaggCATAGTATTTGTTGATCAAGTATTTTTATTGCACAAGTATTTGTTGCTTTTGTGGTTTTTTCTTTCATGATTAGAACAGCatctttcattttttactttctctctctctctgctttTTGTTACCTTTCACGGGAATGCTATTTATGCATTTGATGCCAATCTTGAGGGATTTGGGTAGGTATGGACTGTTTGGCCACAAAATTTGTAGCTGTATGACTGTCTATTTTCGAAATGGGATATTCTATTTAATGCATTCTTTCATTTTGTAGTATTTCTGATGACTATTATAATGGCTATCAAGTCGTAGATTGTTGTTTCAAATACTGATTGTATATTCTTTATCCTGCAGAATTGTGGATTAATGGCATCAAGTCTCTTCCTGTTTCAAGTCCAGAACCCAATGCTGCAATTGAGTCCTATCACTTGAGGTTGAAATTGAAGCTTTTCGATGAGCTGCATGCTAATTCTTGGGCACGAGTTGATTGGTTAATTCACAAACTTTCAACAGAACTTCATTCCTTATATTGGTTGGATCAATATAGTATAGAAACTGGGTGTTTTGAAAATTTGAGGGACAAATCTTTTTCAATGAATGCATGGTGCCAAGCTTTGAACATCCCAGATGTCGATGTCGTACTAGATGAGCACAATCTCCAGCTTGCAAAAGTCATCTCTCAAACAGACAGAAACCTGGCATACTCGATTTGGAACCCTGGCtctgaattttcactatgtaatTGCCCCTGGTCAAGGCTGGGAAATCTGTGTAAGCATGTCATCAAAGTGGCAAATTTATGTAAAAGTCGGCAGGTTGCAAGGCCACTACTGGCTGCTCAAGTTTATAGGCAGACAATGCTTACCCTTCTGCAGAATACCCCGGATGATCCTCTAGTTCTTGATCATGCCATTTTACATGCAACCCGATTGCAGCATGACATCAAAAGCTTAGAGGAATTGTCTAATAATGGGTTGCTCCAACCTTTACCGACTGATATTAGTTCTCATGCTGCAGAGAACATACTTTCTCCTTATCTTTATTAAAATGGACTACTGAAAGGAAATGCTCACGTGCCTTTGGTGTTTCGCAAGTCTGCGAGGTGATCTTTGGTCTGCTGCACATAGTCAAGACTGGAGAAAGTTTGAAATTTGCGTCTGCATGCGTTGATGTAGTGTTACACGTAAACTGGGACCATGGAGGTAACATTCTATTTAGTTGATGTGTAGAGGAATAGATTGAAATGGAGGTTCAGCCTTCAGGATGTGTAGACTTAGGACAGGTACTAGTTGATGGCTGGTCTAAAGGTGTTGGAATTGATGAATGAAGTTTATGAGTATTTGGCTGATTCAAATCTATAAATCATTCCCAATTTTGTGATTTATGGTTGTAGTTCTCCTCTTGAATCACAAAGTTGGAGAAGTATTGAAGGTGTTCAAAGAAAGTTACATCCATTGAGTAAAAATTTCTTGGAAGTAAGACAATAACATTTGTATGTATCCCTTCTTGTTGGGTGAGTATCCAATAAAGATACATTTTGTGGCTCTTGCATCAAATTTACCTCAATTTTGACTATGGATATGAGCAATACAGTATATCCTAAGACTTTGAGAGGAATTTGTGAAACCAAATGAGATTTTGGAAAGTATTCAAGGAACGTTTGCATTGGAGTTCTGAACTTTAGAATTCTAGAAGGCATTCTTATGAAGTAGGTTGCAGCAAGAATCGCTTCCCCACAAAATCTCTTAGGAATAGTAAAAGTGAAGA
This window harbors:
- the LOC115712659 gene encoding uncharacterized protein LOC115712659, encoding MKGHEHKMPRMEDILNLPVQDPPAAEFSAAHLKWVKVDGGRHGGDNIALIPFARVDDFVKGESSNPECPASFRVESRRKRPEGSISKPRVDGYLEYTLYWCSYGPEDFRDSQSSLEDGLNVKPASGKGSRPGRRHMMRGCVCHFTVKRLYTKPLLALIIYNQRTHVDKSGAPCHGILDQDALGTRAMYAPRISEDLRQKVMSMLYVGIPLDNIIQHHTEVVQGHGGPHNRDDFLTRNDVRNMERVIRNSSHELLEDDESSVNMWVQRHHKHVFYFQSNSGLEPFILGIQTDWQLQQMLRYGHNGSMAFHSMFGLKRLKYPLCTLLVFDLSHNAIPVAWIISSSFSSQDIQKWIGLLAERIRTKDPGWRLNSFLVDDSSLDISIIREAFQCRVLLCIWHVRRAWIRSLLKNCCNIDVQQEMFKQLGWVLYCTRSGQHSMDALDDLMQVFVDQCTFMDYFKRRWLPNIELWINGIKSLPVSSPEPNAAIESYHLRLKLKLFDELHANSWARVDWLIHKLSTELHSLYWLDQYSIETGCFENLRDKSFSMNAWCQALNIPDVDVVLDEHNLQLAKVISQTDRNLAYSIWNPGSEFSLCNCPWSRLGNLCKHVIKVANLCKSRQVARPLLAAQVYRQTMLTLLQNTPDDPLVLDHAILHATRLQHDIKSLEELSNNGLLQPLPTDISSHAAENILSPYLY
- the LOC115712694 gene encoding potassium channel KAT3, which translates into the protein MSQYSGSRSSPLPLLFRRHSSGEIKNLASVSSSLLPAFGTIVDESHLQLKKYVIAPYDRRYRWWQTFLVVLVIYSAWASPFELAFKKVTTGSLMAVDLTVDAFFAIDIILTFFVSYLDKTTYLLVVDHKKIAARYVTKLWFPMDVASTLPFQLIDRIFTGKVHTGEAFGFLNLLRLWRLRRVSQLFTRLEKDTRFSYFLTRCCKLICVTLFAVHSAGCFYFWLAIHHKNPENTWIGSQVADFEHRTIWLGYTYSIYWSIVTLTTVGYGDLHAVNTGEKAFNMVYMLFNIGLTAYLIGNMTNLIVHSAIRTFAMRDAINEILRYASKNRLPEGLKEQMLAHLQLKFKTVELQQEEVLEDLPKAIRSSIAQHLFHRTLEKTYMFKGVSQDLIVQMVSEMKAEYFPPKVDIILQNEIPTDFYILVSGSVEVLVYKNGTEQLLSKLGSSDMAGEIAVLLNIPQPFTLRTKRLSQVIRMSHHHFKQILQPNSQDGKILLSNFIEYLKGLKKEMLEEIPYLTELLSDLVTESLDSNGDPQNQESLDGNTMVEEIPDNSSTWSRACPVRVIIHGHSPNENTTEGKTTGKLVYLPETIEDLYSLAETKFGKQASITVMADGSQVEELNVLRENDHLYIF
- the LOC115712703 gene encoding uncharacterized protein LOC115712703, which produces MAASPSHSQSDAQQIKAHPEPESQLSSLVYDMSQQVQGVMENMLKMINEIDENSSGIMEYIEKCKESAIDRKRVLEEERVRFQKAAFAVLDMLNNGE